aaattattttttatatttttatatatattttttttttttttatctttttttattttttttttttttctatatttttctttatttttattattttttgggtGAATGGAAATGCAAGCGAAATATGGGGGATCCCTACAAAAAGAAAAGTAGCAACAAACTAGTAGCAAAGTATAATTAGGTATGTCATTTTATagagataataaaaaagaagagGAAAAAAGAAGAGgaaaaaaaagaggaaaaaaaagaagaaaaaaagaagaaaaaaagaagaaaaaaaaaagaaaaagaaagagTTTAAGAGTGATATATAGATAAAATGGAGAAGAATAAAAGTAGGTGTTTTAATTTACTTTTTTTGGAAGAAGACGAAGAATATATTGATGACATgttaataattatgaaaaaaatcgAAGGAAATAATACAATTGAAAATAAAGGTAGATTAAGATTATGTTCAAAATCATTAATTTTTGAgccatataataataatgaagatgTGTTAAAATttccatttaaaaaattagaaaatataaaattatatgaaataCAGAATGAGATAATAATAAGAGCATCAGAGattgtgaaaataaaaacaactATACATGGAAAAAAAACTAGATGTACATCTCAATTTATTTATGATAGAAAAAACAGGAAACCAATTGgtattataaataactaCTATAACGATTATACTAAtgaaataaagaatattgataattataatatagatgaatatataagtatatttgaaaaaattttaaataattttgacCAAGCTGAAAATAATTCAGTTACGGCTTTGCCAAATAGCCAAGATGCAAAAGGTGTAACAGGAAAAGCGggcataaataataatgaaaaaaatgaagataataaGGTGGGCCATAATGACGATAATAAGGTGGGCCATAATGACGATAACAATTTAGCGAACGCTTTTGTATGCTCATTCAGGTGTGATGGAACAAACTtgatgaataaaaaaataaaattgatatatAGCATTGccgtaaaaataaaaattggaaTTATTATACATGAAAAACAAATGGAGATATTAgttagtgaaaaaaaaaatcgtcataaatatttaaatgagacaggaaatgaaaatgatgtaAATAATTCAGAATTTTTTGATGGTTTAAATGGTAATGAAGAAgttaaaagaaaagaaataaatttagaattatatatacaaaatataatagataaattatttgagAACACCAAATTTGATATTAGtagtataaatatacatgaaaatataatttcaaataaaattgaagGGTTTTGGGTTTTTAAAATTTCACCTCTTGTTAAAATGAAAggtttattaaatataacaaataaatatatatatttccaagCACATCCtaattttacaaataaaaaagaaaaaaaatgggaaattgaaaaaattgtaCATGTATTTAAAAGAATTATAACAATGAAACCAAATTCTTtagaaattatatttaatcatcctaataaaaaatataaatcttTATATATTGAATTTGTAGATTATAATGAAAGAGAAATAATGTTAAAtgtgttaaaaaaaataaaaccagaatctttatttattaatgataaCCCTGAATTTTTAAATCTTGTTATGAATAAATGGTCTAATGGGTTAATTAcaaattatgaatatattgattttttaaattgtttatcTGGTAGAAGTAGAAAAGATTTTTCTCAATATCCTGTTTTTCCATGGATTATATCAGATTATTATagtaaagaaataaatttaaataatgaaaaaatttataGAAATTTATCAAAACCAGTTGGAtgtttaaatcaaaatagaTTAGATTCATTAATTGATAAAATGCATGAtcatgaatatttttttggatCTCATTATTCTACTTTAGCGTatgttgtatattttttaataagaaTATATCCAGAATGCCAATTAAAATTACAGAGTGGAAAATTTGATACAATATCAAGAATGTTTGTATCTATAGAAACTACATTCAATACAGCACTACATGCTAATTCATCTTTTATTGAGCTAATACCAGAATtctatgaaaataatgataattttttaaaaaataatttaaatatacaaGCAAATGAAACTATTTTAGAAGATGTTATATTACCTAATTGGTGTAAAAATGCAAatgaatttttaattattatgaaaaatgcAATGGAAAGTAATTATGTTAATCAAAATATTCATGAATggattaatttaatatttggATATAAACAAAAAGGCCAAGTTGCtaaagataatataaatttatttcatccCTTAACATATATGCACacaattttatatgaaaagTTGTCTATAGATAGAGATATGCGCTATCAAAATGGAAGTCATAAAACCCCAAGTGGGTAtgaaaaattcaaatataatatagCTGCTTTACCAAAACAATTACTAACATCACAATCTCAAACAgaatcatataataatgttgaaaaaaattttaaagacaaaataaaatCTCTAATCATTTCAATGTCATCTAAAGCATTAAGAACACAATTGCATGAATTTGGTCAATGCCCTTATCAATTATTTAAAGAGAATCATGTACAAAAAAAGtcaaatatttcatttgagttaaataaaaatataaataatttccCATGGTATTATTCACCAGTTATCATAGAACTTTTAGAGGATGCTTATTATCAAAagagtaaaaatatatcaaagtTGGGTAGCGTAAATAGGTCGAGACGAAAGTGCACCGAGATTTATAACTCTAACAGGGAAAGTTGCGAAAGTTgcgaaaatgatgaaaacgatgaaaatgatgaaaacgATGAAAACGATGAAAacgatgaaaatgatgaaaacgATGAACATtgcgaaaaaaataattaccaTTTTAAAACACATATGTGGAAGTTAGAAAAGGTAGATCATATTCCATGTGATATAAAAGGTGTATGTtctaataacaataataatatttgttttatatgtGATAATGGGTTTGTCAAAATTATTGATTGTtatgatttattaaattttaaaaataaaaataataaaaattttatttctttaaaatTATGTGATGAAAACTTTTCTTCCTTAACCAACATAAattcaaattttattttgggAACAATTAatggaaatataatttttgtagATACTCAAAATGTTGTAAAAAGggtgaataataataataatagatatggTGCTATGCAAAATAAAGCTAGAGTTTTGAATAAAAGCAAAAATtgtgatttaaaaaaattgtctaaaaatgaagaatatGATAGTTATGATACAAATTCAATTTGCTCATCATTTGATTCTGTTTTTGATTATAAATATTGTACAGATACAGATGAAgataatcaaaaaaatattataaaaattgaaaaaaatggaaatttttataataaattaattaaaaaaaaaattcataatgACACTATTAGATGCATGAGTTATAATAACAGTTATTTGGCAACAGGGTCAAATGATGAAACAAtacaattaataaatgtCGAAACTAATTTCGAAATCGTACAAacttatgataattttaatagttcaataaaagatatagaattaaaaaataaattattatatacacgATCAGATAAAATACAGTTATTTGATATAAGAATGCCTCCTAAAAATGTTCTTAATAATTCTAATCAaattttaaatcattttaCAAACACAATTAATACTAGTagacaaaattatataaataatataataaatgaaataaatatcggaaattatttttctaaTTCTAGTCAATTTTCTAATTTTAGTCAATTTTCTAATTTTAGTCAATTTTCTAATCTTAGTCAATTTTCTAATCTTAGTCAATTTTCTAATCTTAGTCAATTTTCTAATCTTAGTCAATTTTCTAATAATTGTGCTACCCCCCCTATAAATACatttgaaaaagaaaatcaaaaatataatgttcatataaaaaaaaaaatgaagaatttgatttttaataattgtaatattaatgaaaaaaatgaagtagATAACATAAATAGAACTTATAcacattttcaatatttatttgaaaaaaaaataaaaaaaaatataaattcaatatttttaaatagaCCATGTAATATTGTATATTCCTCTTtaattaatgataataatattttatttattgatgaaaataaaagtttatatttttatgatataaGAGCAGAGAAATGGATAAATAGATTTTCAaatacaataaataataattctaaacaaatttataatgataaaatagtTACAGCATcatcatataaaaattatttatgtacAGTTGATTCTATGGgcaaatttttatttgaaccCATTCGATTttctataaattttttagatAATGATGTAACAtctaaattaaataatactTGTTCAATTTTGAACCCaacttatattaatttttttaatcttGGTTTCAATTCTTTTCCGGATTtagaaaatacaaatatgtTAGATGACATATCTATTTGTAGTCACATCATGTTTACCAATTTAAAAGGAGACATTgaaattcataaaaaatgttagtcCTAAAAAATGGGGAATACATATTTAGTAGCACAGTTTATCCTTGCACGTgtattctttttattttttattttttttttttatttttttttattttttcaatttataTTACACCATTTTTATggatttaaaattttattttagtttgaaaaatacaaaatgtgaaaaaataggcaaattatataattgtgaaaaaaatagcaaattatataattgtgaaaaaatagcaaattatataattgtgGAAAGAAtagcaaattatataattgtgGAAAGAAtagcaaattatataattgtgaaaaaatttcaaaaaaaaaaaaaaaaaaatatattaataactAAACAGCAAACTGTCCAGTTCCATCTATATttcttaaaattttatttttttttaacgaatcatgtaacatatatattatgaaataaaacaaagaagtatcaaataataaaaatccaTAACATAGGAATATTTGAAATGTTAGACAATGCGGATTAGCCTTCCAGGCGCGTAGTGAAATTTATGGCgattacatatttttttttacagtttgcatttttttttttttttttcggcGATTTCtcatgtatataaatatgattgAGAGCAATACCAAGAGTATGAATATTATGAGGGacactaaataaaatataaacaacGTCTTCTTCAATTTCAGCCGCTCTTCAAACCTGCCACAAGCGAAGATGTAAAAATGGAAAGCAAAATAATGAGGTAGAAATGGCACGTAAAAATGGCAAGCAAAATAATGAGGTAGAAATGGCACGTAAAAATGGCAACCAAAATAATGAGGTCGAAATGGAAAGCGGGGCGTGCAGGCCCTTTGCTTATCTCCGCTATAAGGACTtactttttaataattaagaTCGAATCGGCAAAATGATAAATTGCATTTATCAAAGCAGTTGCTTCATTTCTTTCGAGTGAGCCAATGTGTTCGTGGCCTACCCCTTCCTATATAattgtagaaaaaaaaaaaaaaaaaaaaaaaaaaaaaaagtaacgATTTTGAAAGATATTGAAATTTGTtatagttataatatatatatatatagaaagtggaattataaaatggaaataaatttataatatttttttatatcaataCCACTAAAGCTATTTGTAAAGCTgttgtttttaattttccatGCAATTTGCACTTAATACAAGGAACACAATCTAATATACTGGTTATGTTCataaattttgataaaatttcTTTTCCATGTGTTGGAAAAATAGGCTCAAGAAATTCTTTTGAAGAACAGGagtgatatttttttccaagAAATTCATTTAAAAGTTTAAATGcatctttatcattttctttaattcCTAAAATGGTGATTagaaaagataataaaattggTTACACTTTTcaaatatgtatttttttttttttttttttttttttttatttttttttatttttttttttgagattACCTGAATTGCATTTGCATTGACTAAAAAGAGGTTTTAATCGGCATAAGGCTCTTAATAATATGgcaaatgtaaaatataagttTTCAATTCTATCAGGATATAATgcaattttttctttaaaaaaagataaattataatcataatctatttttttaatataatgaTTTTTAATGGTATTGTCTGTATACATATCACCAAAAacaaaatcattttttaagtaATAATATTCTGAAGATAAAGCTGCAATACATGATTGCATTCctgatattattttataaaaattgttcatTTCTTTACATGAATTTTCTCCATTTTGAAAGCAATTTTCTAGATAGATTCGATTCCTACAAAGGAGGGAAACACAGCGGTGTAATGTATGGCGTAATCATGTATGTAATCATGTATGTAATCATGTATGCATGCATAAATGGCTTATTATTGTGAGCAGGGCACAATATATACCATATGCTTTTTCCCTCATATGCAGTATAAGATGGagaattataaattaaatcaaCATAAGATAAAAAGCCTTCATCAGATGGATCATATGTTCCTAATATgtctttatataatttactagctataaatgttttttttaaatcttctTGAGCATATTTATCATGTATTATTTCCACTTCGTTGGTTCTAAAATTGTAAGGTATTTCATCTTCTGTACATTCACAAACACtacattttgttttttcattaCATTTTTCAGTAATTTTTTGGAGTTTGCATGGAACATGTAAATTAACTTTGAAAAttctaaaataatttttttgtgtcAATtcctttaatattttatatgctATACGAGAATCTTCTTCAATATCTCGGATATGTAAGcctaatattttttcattattattataactattaggaaattttatttcatatatattaaaaaataataatacatcaTTTATTTTGGAGTTTATgtaattgttatattttgataGACTTTTTTGATTCTTcagcaatatatataataaatatataagggtaggaaaaatatatgaaattaaataaatcttcatatttgatatatccggattaactttttttttattgtattttttatttttatgatttattaTCCTACATTTCTAAATACAttccactttttttttttttttttttttttttttatatataaaggtacattaatgtttttattttattataggCAAATAAAAGAACTTGGATTTATTCGAGGGAAAATaagatatatatttgaattaCATAAAATTGATATTATTTACTAGGGCTCTATAATTATGCACACACatgtatgcatatgtatgtatgtatgtatgcatatgtatgtatgtatgtatgcatatgtatgtatgtatgtatgcatatgtatgtatgtatgtatttgCGAACGAACGGCGAATGAGGCGAGGTTGGTGAGTTTCGTTTGGAAGATATTATTGTCTTAGAGTTTTAAGGGGGAGTATGTCATTTTGTAGacttggaaaaaaaaaaatatattaaagaaaaaTCAGATTTGATATgcgatttaaaaaaattcaaataaaatatataaatataaatatgtgaaATAATAcacacatacatatatatatatatatatataatgatcaAACAAAgtttattatcaaaaaaaaaaagggaaaggaaaattatttatacagCTAAAATGCccatatatgcataaatatataataatattaagataatactaaaaattaataaaaaaaataattataaaatagtaggtattttatatatatttaaaatcaATAAATCTGATAAGcccatatataatatatagttaatgtatatttttatgataaaaagGATAACAgaataatatacaaaataaatacaaaaataaatacaaaaataaatacaaaaacataatataaataaataaacgaataaaaaatgtaaaacggaaaaataatttaagcactttttattcttttaattgtaaatatatatttttattactattataataaatatgttttaaattttttatcattgttATGATTTTAGTTAATTTTTCCACTCGTTTATTTTTccaacattttattattttaaaaaaaaaaaaaaaaaaaatttttgcatgaaaaaaaagagaatagGATAATTTGCAGCCCATATATGCagcaaaatattttatcaataaattaattacatgtttttatttaacaattatttatatattctcaAATATAATCATTTCCATTCATAAGTTTGTATTAAGTTTAGcgcataataaaaaaaaaatcgtaaTAAAATATGCCAATTAAGAAAATATGCCAATTAAGAAAATATGCCAATTACGAAAATATAccaattaatatatgttatatatataatattgagAACTCTATAAAGCGGCAAACATAACATAATATGATAGAATGTTATATAATCGCTTGTAACTTTAGtttaaattttgttaataaatttatattaattagagaattttatttattattatatatccaTTGCTTATATTTTCCGATTTTTTAATGTGTTAAAAATTtggcttttttttttttttttttgctaatataaatatgtctaatattttattgtttttcacatttttcacatatttatataatacttGAATATGTACAGttcattaattaaatattgtGAGCATATACAGTTAAATTTATGTATCATATAATCCGTGTAAAAGTAGAAAAagaggaaataaaaaaaaaaattgtatattaaaaatctgttaaaattaatttttgtatatatggaCATTTAGTgtgtttaaaataaaatgcatTTAAGCATGTAATAATAAGAACATGTATTATAGGCTCTAACATattagtgaaaaaaaaaaaaaaaaaaaaaaaaaaaatattttataataaattcaacgaaaataaaaacgaataaaaattatatgtttggataaaaaataaaactcttaaaatatacatttttgaaaatatataaattatattaacattTGTTCTATTAAATCTTTTAATTCTGTTATTTGAGTTTCTAATGGTGACCCATCTTTTGTAATTATTGAAGTAGCTATCACCGATCTTGATATTCCACAAGCACGGCCTAATGCCATTTTACTTCTAACATATACATATGGAGtgttctaaaaaaaatatatataaaataatatgtatgaTACAGTAAAGATAATCGAAAATGGGTAATAAGACCAATAATATAGTATCTATgcgtatatttttattttattttttattttatttttttatttttcaaattgtAATACCTTATCTTCACAAACTAAAGGGATGTGGGAAATAATTTCCAATGGCTTGGCATCTGCTGCTAAAACTACTAATTCTGATATTCCCTTGTGCAAACTTTTGAcagctaaaaaaaaaaaaatatacatacacatatatgGGGATTGTGATAATATTGCATAATTGAATGTTTACTGTATTTTTGGAGAAACATAGTATTGTTTTAATgcatatgttaatattttactatatttcgttttttttttttttttttttttttttttcttaccTTCATTTGCGCCTCTTCTAAGTTGTCTGTATACAGTTGCCCTTTGTATGACGTCTAAGATTTGATTAGTTAATTCTGGAGATGCTAATGGaaatatttttgaattaACTTCTTCTGAATTTTCCTGGGCATCAGTGTTATTTACAACTTCGTTTGAATccatgatatattttttctaaataaatatatagacaGTAAGATTATTCTAATATCTTTATTGGgtgttaaaaataaatataacactgtttttataatacataaaaaataattaaattaaattaaaacgaAGTAAAGgtaatatttatgtatactctccaaattataaaaaaaaagttaaatcttgattttattgaaaatattattatttgaatatttttatttatgtactCATTGagataaaatttataaatatttttctctCATACAATTTGTACGGGCATATGAATAttgatcataatttttataatttttttttttggaatttTCAAACTCTTGGATTTATAATTATCTGTATATGCATCCTCAACAACTTTGTTAATTATCTATAcatatttgtatttattcTTGAATagcaatttaaaaaaaaaaaagaaattttttttatttttcattaatttgtttgaaacttgaattattttaaaacatatatttatttatttaatttttttatttaaattataaaaaaaaataagtcgTATTTCTCATGAATACGAATACGCGTAATATACTTCTATGTAAAGTGTTTATAGAGAAAAAAAACGTTACaaaaattgtttaaaaaaatttacaaaattgCTTACAAAATTGCttatacaaatttatatacacgaatgtataaatatatagggGAATATATTTGACGCTTGAAATAACTCGTTGATATtgtgtttttatatatatatcctttACCAGTATATTTCATTCGAAACATGGTacgtttttttatttcatactTAAATGCGAATGATGTTAAATTTGTTGcgtttttaaaattttgcCAAGCACgaatgataataatagtgGAGGAacgaaaaaatgaaaaaaaatgaaaaaaaataaaaaaaaatgaaaaaaaataaaaaaaaatataaaaaaatataaaaaaattaaaaaatagcaACAAAGGCGCAACAAAGGAGCCGAAATGGCAAAagattagaaaaaaaatttaaatggcGAAAGGTACGACGGAAAGCCATCAAATTGGCATATAGTAACATAATGTTTCTTAATTTCCAATTCTTtactttctttatttaataatataaattatcaaATTGATTTTCAATCACACCAAAGCCATTGAACAGATAATGAACGGTTATGTCTTTGAATGGGATATTTCTAATAATTTGTGgtgttaatataaaatattgtgGTTTTGATTTATAgtcaatatttatatatttataatgatGTTGGTGTAAAAAATGTTGTTCATATAATACTGGATTAGATAAGCATGAAAGTAATTCAAAAATTTTCTTTTCATTAATTTGATCTAAGCCTTGATTTAATTCATCAAGAACATAAAATccattttttgttaatttttgaATTGACAATATATACAACATAGTACTTAATGATCTTTCCCCTCCAGATTGATGAGATACagataatgataaaaatggagAGGTTTGTTTAAATTTAACTTTTACAAATAATTGacatttttcatatatatcattttttttaactaacTCAATTTTACCATCATAATCTGgatttataaaattcataaattttttgaaattatgatttaaaaaaataatatattcatttatttcatttgacCAATTAGGTAATATCGATTCAATCtgtttatcataattttgtaAATCTCTTTTTAGATTttcaatttctttttttttattttctatattttctttGTGTTTTTGTATTTGAATAGATATaagattatatttttcttcatcTTTTTCAACATCTgggtatattttttgttgaaTTAAACACTCTTGTAGCTTTTTCTCAATTTCATCTAAAGacatattaatttcatttataaatttaatttcgTTATTTGTTAATTCCCCTCTTTGAACTTTTATAATATCTTCTAATTCctttatatcatttaaacATGTTGTATAGTTAGTCATTTCAGCATCAATCgtttttttaatcatttcAAGTTTTTCTTCGTTATctgcatttttattttttataacagaAAGGTATCTTTTCCATTCATTAAAATAACGAGAATGTGAAAATAAATCTTCATCATATTTtacatgtttttttaaaagtgTAAAATAATCatcacatatttttatttttttctcatttaataaatttatatttttagttatacttatttttttttgatctATTATATGTTCTCCTTTTAAATAAAGGCTTAAATtgttttgtaaattttttaattcattatttagtaaaactagctttttcttttttatatttatttcacttttttctaaaattattttattatattcatcatttttcattttttttagtctATCAGACTCTTGTATATTCTGTTCTATCACTGTTAAttcttcattatatattttttttttttcaaatagaTTGTCTAAATCACGTTCTACATCACTTGTTATACTGTATAGTATAttacactttttttttatgtacgAAAAAGTatgcacatatatttttttatcatatgaacttattttatatttatgtacatTATTGCTACAAAAATAGAATAAACTACTAATTTCTTCATTCAATTGTTTTGATAATTCttttatcataaaattgTTAAACTCGTTTATTTCATCtgtacttttattttttaatgcatCCTCTTTTATTACAAAGGCTATATTTAATGGTAGAAAATTTGATAACCCATGCTTTATTACTTCGGGGCTATcaaataattcatatatgAAACATTTTACTCCTCTTTGTTTCATTTCATTAGTTACATAACAAAATTCATGAGTTTCTTTTGTCATAGTG
Above is a window of Plasmodium yoelii strain 17X genome assembly, chromosome: 9 DNA encoding:
- a CDS encoding neutral-sphingomyelinase activation factor protein is translated as MEKNKSRCFNLLFLEEDEEYIDDMLIIMKKIEGNNTIENKGRLRLCSKSLIFEPYNNNEDVLKFPFKKLENIKLYEIQNEIIIRASEIVKIKTTIHGKKTRCTSQFIYDRKNRKPIGIINNYYNDYTNEIKNIDNYNIDEYISIFEKILNNFDQAENNSVTALPNSQDAKGVTGKAGINNNEKNEDNKVGHNDDNKVGHNDDNNLANAFVCSFRCDGTNLMNKKIKLIYSIAVKIKIGIIIHEKQMEILVSEKKNRHKYLNETGNENDVNNSEFFDGLNGNEEVKRKEINLELYIQNIIDKLFENTKFDISSINIHENIISNKIEGFWVFKISPLVKMKGLLNITNKYIYFQAHPNFTNKKEKKWEIEKIVHVFKRIITMKPNSLEIIFNHPNKKYKSLYIEFVDYNEREIMLNVLKKIKPESLFINDNPEFLNLVMNKWSNGLITNYEYIDFLNCLSGRSRKDFSQYPVFPWIISDYYSKEINLNNEKIYRNLSKPVGCLNQNRLDSLIDKMHDHEYFFGSHYSTLAYVVYFLIRIYPECQLKLQSGKFDTISRMFVSIETTFNTALHANSSFIELIPEFYENNDNFLKNNLNIQANETILEDVILPNWCKNANEFLIIMKNAMESNYVNQNIHEWINLIFGYKQKGQVAKDNINLFHPLTYMHTILYEKLSIDRDMRYQNGSHKTPSGYEKFKYNIAALPKQLLTSQSQTESYNNVEKNFKDKIKSLIISMSSKALRTQLHEFGQCPYQLFKENHVQKKSNISFELNKNINNFPWYYSPVIIELLEDAYYQKSKNISKLGSVNRSRRKCTEIYNSNRESCESCENDENDENDENDENDENDENDENDEHCEKNNYHFKTHMWKLEKVDHIPCDIKGVCSNNNNNICFICDNGFVKIIDCYDLLNFKNKNNKNFISLKLCDENFSSLTNINSNFILGTINGNIIFVDTQNVVKRVNNNNNRYGAMQNKARVLNKSKNCDLKKLSKNEEYDSYDTNSICSSFDSVFDYKYCTDTDEDNQKNIIKIEKNGNFYNKLIKKKIHNDTIRCMSYNNSYLATGSNDETIQLINVETNFEIVQTYDNFNSSIKDIELKNKLLYTRSDKIQLFDIRMPPKNVLNNSNQILNHFTNTINTSRQNYINNIINEINIGNYFSNSSQFSNFSQFSNFSQFSNLSQFSNLSQFSNLSQFSNLSQFSNNCATPPINTFEKENQKYNVHIKKKMKNLIFNNCNINEKNEVDNINRTYTHFQYLFEKKIKKNINSIFLNRPCNIVYSSLINDNNILFIDENKSLYFYDIRAEKWINRFSNTINNNSKQIYNDKIVTASSYKNYLCTVDSMGKFLFEPIRFSINFLDNDVTSKLNNTCSILNPTYINFFNLGFNSFPDLENTNMLDDISICSHIMFTNLKGDIEIHKKC
- a CDS encoding 13 kDa ribonucleoprotein-associated protein, putative, whose product is MDSNEVVNNTDAQENSEEVNSKIFPLASPELTNQILDVIQRATVYRQLRRGANEAVKSLHKGISELVVLAADAKPLEIISHIPLVCEDKNTPYVYVRSKMALGRACGISRSVIATSIITKDGSPLETQITELKDLIEQMLI
- a CDS encoding endoplasmic reticulum oxidoreductin, putative encodes the protein MKIYLISYIFPTLIYLLYILLKNQKSLSKYNNYINSKINDVLLFFNIYEIKFPNSYNNNEKILGLHIRDIEEDSRIAYKILKELTQKNYFRIFKVNLHVPCKLQKITEKCNEKTKCSVCECTEDEIPYNFRTNEVEIIHDKYAQEDLKKTFIASKLYKDILGTYDPSDEGFLSYVDLIYNSPSYTAYEGKSIWNRIYLENCFQNGENSCKEMNNFYKIISGMQSCIAALSSEYYYLKNDFVFGDMYTDNTIKNHYIKKIDYDYNLSFFKEKIALYPDRIENLYFTFAILLRALCRLKPLFSQCKCNSGIKENDKDAFKLLNEFLGKKYHSCSSKEFLEPIFPTHGKEILSKFMNITSILDCVPCIKCKLHGKLKTTALQIALVEGVGHEHIGSLERNEATALINAIYHFADSILIIKKFEERLKLKKTLFIFYLVSLIIFILLVLLSIIFIYMRNRRKKKKKMQTVKKNM